From one Bos indicus x Bos taurus breed Angus x Brahman F1 hybrid chromosome 7, Bos_hybrid_MaternalHap_v2.0, whole genome shotgun sequence genomic stretch:
- the FAM170A gene encoding protein FAM170A isoform X1: MKRRQKRKHLENEESQETAEKGGGISKSQEDPPQLGCTAVARVCPQGSGEVSSASEYFSCVSSPRKLIHGGKGIWKLHRDSPQPRAPLAHLQEQGEMAPLSPHVSFSSPSSYKTCATSLHMNKEKRGMKIYYMRVQMKKGVAVSWEAEKPSESLEKQPRREEVTLPEDVRAGTPPSDVSTRNLLSDSEPSGEEREHEERADFDSPTPGSPTVEERPRARTPDWLVTMETGFRCMACCRVFPSLEILQEHVQNGIREGFSCHVFHLTMAQLTGNVEPENTPEEEVEDEDEDEDGEDEEQEEKENEEQQSAGEDVSLRRPWSQCPGCVFHSPKDRNN; the protein is encoded by the exons atgaaaaggagacaaaagaggaaaCACCTGGAAAATGAAGAGTCCCAGGAGACTGCCGAGAAGGGAGGAG GAATCTCAAAATCACAAGAGGATCCCCCTCAGCTAGGATGCACTGCAGTGGCCCGAGTCTGCCCCCAAGGGTCAGGGGAGGTCTCTTCTGCCTCTGAATACTTCTCCTGTGTTTCTTCTCCACGCAAGCTCATCCACGGTGGTAAGG GAATCTGGAAGTTGCATCGAGACAGTCCCCAGCCTAGAGCACCCCTAGCCCATCTTCAAGAACAAGGGGAGATGGCTCCCCTATCACCAcatgtctccttctcctccccttcatCCTACAAGACCTGTGCAACCTCTCTGCATATGAACAAAGAGAAGAGGGGCATGAAAATATACTACATGCGGGTACAAATGAAAAAGGGCGTTGCTGTTTCCTGGGAGGCAGAGAAACCCTCAGAGTCACTAGAAAAGCAGCCGAGGAGGGAGGAAGTGACCCTTCCTGAGGACGTGCGGGCAGGGACTCCTCCCTCGGACGTGTCCACCAGAAACCTCCTGTCTGACAGCGAGCCCAGCGGGGAGGAGAGAGAGCATGAAGAGAGGGCTGACTTCGACAGCCCCACCCCAGGGTCACCCACCGTCGAGGAGAGACCCCGGGCCAGGACACCCGACTGGCTGGTGACCATGGAGACTGGCTTCCGGTGCATGGCCTGCTGCCGGGTCTTCCCCAGCCTGGAGATCCTGCAGGAGCACGTGCAGAATGGCATCCGCGAGGGCTTCAGCTGCCACGTCTTTCATCTCACCATGGCCCAGCTGACAGGCAACGTGGAACCAGAGAACACCcctgaggaggaggtggaggacgAGGACGAGGATGAGGATGGGGAGGacgaggagcaggaggagaaggagaacgAGGAGCAGCAGTCTGCAGGGGAAGATGTCAGCTTGAGGAGACCCTGGAGCCAGTGTCCAGGCTGTGTGTTCCATTCTCCCAAGGACCGGAA CAACTGA
- the FAM170A gene encoding protein FAM170A isoform X3, giving the protein MKRRQKRKHLENEESQETAEKGGGISKSQEDPPQLGCTAVARVCPQGSGEVSSASEYFSCVSSPRKLIHGGIWKLHRDSPQPRAPLAHLQEQGEMAPLSPHVSFSSPSSYKTCATSLHMNKEKRGMKIYYMRVQMKKGVAVSWEAEKPSESLEKQPRREEVTLPEDVRAGTPPSDVSTRNLLSDSEPSGEEREHEERADFDSPTPGSPTVEERPRARTPDWLVTMETGFRCMACCRVFPSLEILQEHVQNGIREGFSCHVFHLTMAQLTGNVEPENTPEEEVEDEDEDEDGEDEEQEEKENEEQQSAGEDVSLRRPWSQCPGCVFHSPKDRNN; this is encoded by the exons atgaaaaggagacaaaagaggaaaCACCTGGAAAATGAAGAGTCCCAGGAGACTGCCGAGAAGGGAGGAG GAATCTCAAAATCACAAGAGGATCCCCCTCAGCTAGGATGCACTGCAGTGGCCCGAGTCTGCCCCCAAGGGTCAGGGGAGGTCTCTTCTGCCTCTGAATACTTCTCCTGTGTTTCTTCTCCACGCAAGCTCATCCACGGTG GAATCTGGAAGTTGCATCGAGACAGTCCCCAGCCTAGAGCACCCCTAGCCCATCTTCAAGAACAAGGGGAGATGGCTCCCCTATCACCAcatgtctccttctcctccccttcatCCTACAAGACCTGTGCAACCTCTCTGCATATGAACAAAGAGAAGAGGGGCATGAAAATATACTACATGCGGGTACAAATGAAAAAGGGCGTTGCTGTTTCCTGGGAGGCAGAGAAACCCTCAGAGTCACTAGAAAAGCAGCCGAGGAGGGAGGAAGTGACCCTTCCTGAGGACGTGCGGGCAGGGACTCCTCCCTCGGACGTGTCCACCAGAAACCTCCTGTCTGACAGCGAGCCCAGCGGGGAGGAGAGAGAGCATGAAGAGAGGGCTGACTTCGACAGCCCCACCCCAGGGTCACCCACCGTCGAGGAGAGACCCCGGGCCAGGACACCCGACTGGCTGGTGACCATGGAGACTGGCTTCCGGTGCATGGCCTGCTGCCGGGTCTTCCCCAGCCTGGAGATCCTGCAGGAGCACGTGCAGAATGGCATCCGCGAGGGCTTCAGCTGCCACGTCTTTCATCTCACCATGGCCCAGCTGACAGGCAACGTGGAACCAGAGAACACCcctgaggaggaggtggaggacgAGGACGAGGATGAGGATGGGGAGGacgaggagcaggaggagaaggagaacgAGGAGCAGCAGTCTGCAGGGGAAGATGTCAGCTTGAGGAGACCCTGGAGCCAGTGTCCAGGCTGTGTGTTCCATTCTCCCAAGGACCGGAA CAACTGA
- the FAM170A gene encoding protein FAM170A isoform X2 codes for MKRRQKRKHLENEESQETAEKGGGISKSQEDPPQLGCTAVARVCPQGSGEVSSASEYFSCVSSPRKLIHGGKGIWKLHRDSPQPRAPLAHLQEQGEMAPLSPHVSFSSPSSYKTCATSLHMNKEKRGMKIYYMRVQMKKGVAVSWEAEKPSESLEKQPRREEVTLPEDVRAGTPPSDVSTRNLLSDSEPSGEEREHEERADFDSPTPGSPTVEERPRARTPDWLVTMETGFRCMACCRVFPSLEILQEHVQNGIREGFSCHVFHLTMAQLTGNVEPENTPEEEVEDEDEDEDGEDEEQEEKENEEQQSAGEDVSLRRPWSQCPGCVFHSPKDRK; via the exons atgaaaaggagacaaaagaggaaaCACCTGGAAAATGAAGAGTCCCAGGAGACTGCCGAGAAGGGAGGAG GAATCTCAAAATCACAAGAGGATCCCCCTCAGCTAGGATGCACTGCAGTGGCCCGAGTCTGCCCCCAAGGGTCAGGGGAGGTCTCTTCTGCCTCTGAATACTTCTCCTGTGTTTCTTCTCCACGCAAGCTCATCCACGGTGGTAAGG GAATCTGGAAGTTGCATCGAGACAGTCCCCAGCCTAGAGCACCCCTAGCCCATCTTCAAGAACAAGGGGAGATGGCTCCCCTATCACCAcatgtctccttctcctccccttcatCCTACAAGACCTGTGCAACCTCTCTGCATATGAACAAAGAGAAGAGGGGCATGAAAATATACTACATGCGGGTACAAATGAAAAAGGGCGTTGCTGTTTCCTGGGAGGCAGAGAAACCCTCAGAGTCACTAGAAAAGCAGCCGAGGAGGGAGGAAGTGACCCTTCCTGAGGACGTGCGGGCAGGGACTCCTCCCTCGGACGTGTCCACCAGAAACCTCCTGTCTGACAGCGAGCCCAGCGGGGAGGAGAGAGAGCATGAAGAGAGGGCTGACTTCGACAGCCCCACCCCAGGGTCACCCACCGTCGAGGAGAGACCCCGGGCCAGGACACCCGACTGGCTGGTGACCATGGAGACTGGCTTCCGGTGCATGGCCTGCTGCCGGGTCTTCCCCAGCCTGGAGATCCTGCAGGAGCACGTGCAGAATGGCATCCGCGAGGGCTTCAGCTGCCACGTCTTTCATCTCACCATGGCCCAGCTGACAGGCAACGTGGAACCAGAGAACACCcctgaggaggaggtggaggacgAGGACGAGGATGAGGATGGGGAGGacgaggagcaggaggagaaggagaacgAGGAGCAGCAGTCTGCAGGGGAAGATGTCAGCTTGAGGAGACCCTGGAGCCAGTGTCCAGGCTGTGTGTTCCATTCTCCCAAGGACCGGAAGTGA